The genomic region acacacacacacagagacacacacacacacacacacacagagacacacacacacacacagagacacacagacacacacacacacacacacacacacagagacacacagacacacacacacacacacacacacacacagagacacacacacacacacagagacacacagacacacacacacacacacacacacacagagacacacacacacacacattaacaaaTCACAAACGCTTGGGGGGGAAAGAAACTGACCGGCAAACGGTCATAATCTAGGAGAAACTTCACACATACAACCAGATTTGTGTGTAAACTGTCCCCACAGATGTATTTATTCATGTGTATTTATCTGTCCTGTATGTGTGACGTCAAACAGACTTCTTTGCGGCTCGCGCTGTGCTGGACTCACTCTTGTTGAAGATGGCGGGGCTGCTGTCGTAGCCCCCAAAGGTGTCGGCTCGCCTGGGCAGAACCCCAGAGCCGCTTCCTTCCTCCCACCTGGCGGGTGCAGGAGGCCCCTCCCTCACTCCAGACTGCAGCAGGTTCTGAAGGTTCTCCACTGAAGCCAAAACAAATCAATAATATTACAACCTACTAATTTATGCAGCAGCTGAGAGACGAGAACACGTGTGTGTGAACGTCATTTAATTCCCTTTGAAACTTAGATGCACGTATTGTCATGCGGCCTGGTCCTACCCTCAGTGATAGCTCCTTTGAGCAGGACCTCCCCCTGCTGGAGGTCTGAGAAGTCTCCTCGAAGCAGAAGTCTGGAGCGCGACGCTGCGTCTTCCAGCCCTGCCACAGACTCGGCCATGTCCGCAAACAGCTGAAGCTTCTCGGTCAGCGCCTGCGTGATCACTGCATCCTTCTGGCTTAGCCGTTCTACAGTTGGGAAGCATGACACAGAAGACTCATTCCTGGACAAGCTTTAATATTCTAGACTTCTAGATAGTTGAAGGGTAAGACAACACACGAGCACCACCTTGTGGCCTCTAGTTACCTCGAAATTCTTTAAACCTGGAAGCTCGCgcctcttcttcctcactgAACAGCCTTTCCTCAGTGTGAGGACAGCTAACGGGGGAGAAGACAGGAGCCAGATGAGGAAAGGATCCTGGCTTTGATTGAGGTGTGTGAACACTTTCTTTGGATTAGCCCGAGTGATAAACAgatgcgtgtttgtgtgttgctgcAGCTACCTCTCTGCAGCTTGTCGTATTTGCGTCATCCATGAGTTTCGGTCCTCCTTCGAGCCGGTGTGGATCTCATACATCTCCGGCTCATTGGAAGAGGCACAGATGAGAAACATGGCTTTCTCCTCGTGGGCAACCTCCCTGACTATGAGCTTCTGGAGAGAGATAACTGACGGCTTGTTATCCTGGGAGgaccagaagaacaaaagagAGGAAGGGGCGGAAACGAGAATGAGAGCTGAACCGATGAGTTTACAAACCTGTCGCCCGTCACAGCAGAATTCTGCTCCTTCTTTCCAAAACACACCGAGCACATTTCTCTTTGATGCCCTTTTATTTTCATAGATACCGACGTACTCACCACTGCAGCAAATACATATTTCTGATCTTTTTCTTGCAGCAAAAGCAACACATCTGACAGCAGCACGGCAAGAATATCTAAAGGAAGAGCAACAGAAATGACAGCTTATTGATTTATAGAACCAGAACACGTGCACAGACAGCAGAGGAGTCATAGTTTTATTATGTGATAACCTTTGAGTCTGCCTGAAGCAGCTCTCCAGCTGACTGTGCCCTCATGAAGCAGCCGTCTCCGGCCCGGCGCGAGGTCCTCCCTCCGAAAGACACGACCGTCTTTGAATTTCCCCTGTGCCTTCGGCTCCATCCTGAGGTGTATTTCTCTGAGCCTGGAGCTCTTCTCGTGGAGATTAACCAACGTGTCCACCCGTACGATGGTGTCTTTGATCAGACCCAGCGCCCGACTCAAATCCACATGCTCGTCCGTACCAGCTAGGAACGAGGAAGAAATGATTAAACACAGCGAAGTCATTCTGGGCAGTAACTGTGATCTACGGAGCAGAAATACCTTCAGTGTTGTGAAGAATGCGCTCAACTAGTACCGGGTACTTTGTAATCCGCTGTGTCACCAATAAAATACACTCAGTCACTCCGAGCCGCCGCACAATAGACAGGTGACTGATTTTCTGcaagaacaaaagcagaaatatttgaTTTGACGCTGCACGGTAACCAACGCCTCTTTAATGTGATATGATGCAGCTAATTCTGTGTCGGCGTCGTACTCGGATGATGTTTTGgaactttttgttgttttgcagctGATCTTTGTAGTAGCTGACAGCTTCAGGGTGGTGACTGCAGAAATCTCCATAGCTGTCCTTCATCTTCTCTCCGATTTCACCTGAGAACTGGACAAAGAACAAACGTCAGCTCTGTCGCCGATGGTGGGCATCAGCGTGCGTGCGTCTCCTCCATACCTGTGCGATCAGGACGTCTGCCAGTTTGTTGATGGTGTAGTTCCTGTCGCTGGGCGGGACGAGGCTTTCTCGCCGCCGCTCTTTGAGACGAGACAGGAAGTTTGTGTGAAGGTCGAGGAGGTTTTCCAAGCGGGGAAACAGACAGTCCAGCCTTCCTGCGTCCATCTGGAGGTTCTCCTTCAACTCCCGGACGTAGACGCGCAGCATGATCTTCAGAGTCCTCACATGATGCATCTCTGTCTGCATCAGCTCTACAGGACGACACGCATGTTCTGtaatgcacgtgtgtgtgtcgTGCACTGAGGTGCTGGATGTTGCGTAAAGCTCCTGGTTTTCCCCTCATCTACACACTCCGTTACATTTAggctttttaaacacacacatttacacattaaGGTTTATTTACAGCTCTCGCCGAATTAAATGTGCGATTCCAACTGTGTTACACTTAAAGTGCACGGCCCAATCAGTGTGCCTTTCAAAGCGCCGTCTGCACCCACTGAGCCGCGCGACAGGCGGCTCACTGGCCGGACACgtacaggaaaaatgaaatcACACTTACCGTATATCACGTCTTGTCTCTTCGCCGTTTCTTTAGTGTGCTTTTTGAGATACTGCTGATCAACCGCCGAACTCCACGAGTCTGCCTCCAAATCCTGAGCATCAGACTCCAGATCAGCCCGCACAGCTGCATAGTGAGCATCTgaggagagcagcagaggcATCACACCTGCTCTGCTTTGTTGGTTATAATTATTTTGAAAAGGACTTCTGAATATTGCATGATGACACCTCAACATGTGCAGAATTTTATAAATAATGACGATTCCTAAATGACCGTTATTGTGCAGGGTCCCTGTTTAACAGCTCATCCTTCTGAACTAAAGGATTTCCCGTCGCCTAAATGAGACAGTTTATAAAATCATCAGCGCGGCCGAGACGACGCACGGCCGAGACGACGCGCGGCCGAGACGACGCGCGGCCGAGACGACGCGCGGCCGAGACGACGCGCGGCcttgttttcatcttttaaaCGATCTGTAGCAACTTTGTGTCTCACTACAGGAAACTTGGTCGCCTCTGCAGAGGCGAGCAACACTAGTTCAGACACGCTACAGTCGCTTCCAGCAATGCCGAACCCGCGTCGCACGTTATCATCAAGGTCGCTTTCCTCAAAGGGCCGATAACAAAGTGTGACTCCTCCTCAACAACATATGATCTCCGCCCCTTTCATCAGTTATCCATGAGCACAGTGTATGCTGTGATGTTCTTAATATCAGAGATAATATAGGTGATCATCCTCCATATTGATAACACAACTGTGAGGAAAAACAACCATCCTGCCCTGTCATACATTGTTAAAGCGTGGAATAAAACAGGTATCGGCAGAAGCCCTTTCATAAATAAGCCCATAGAGTCTCCAGCCTAGAATACAGGTCGAGGTCAGTCCTGAACCCACAAGTCAAACCAGCAGGACACACAAAGCCCTGAAGGTGAGCTGTCGCTCGAGCAGGCAGCTCTCAGAAGACTCAGTCTGAGAAAAGCTGGTCAACAATTTCCCACTGATACCAACTGAGACTGGAACTGTTATTCCAGTAATTCCAGTTCAAGCCACATTTCAGTCACTCAGCTGCTCACCTTCTACAATGATGGACTCGGTGGTCGAAGGAGCGAGGGAAATCGCGTCTTCATTGTAGCGTTTGGAGCGGGGAGTGTCCGTCTCATCCATCTCCCCAGGGAGGGATCTGAGGGAAGACAACCACAGGTCCAAGGTGGCATACATGGTGAAATGGAAACAACGTGATGCTGCTAGCAGCCAACACGTGCGTTTAAAGACCCAAAGTAgcaaataaatcaaagaaaGTAGAGAAAATCTTTCCTGATTTCTTCTTCTCCACCTACTCTTTCACTGGCCCCCCCCCCCGTTACCGAGCCATGCAGCAGAAAAGCAGGCAGCTGCAAGCCGTCTACACTCAGCTTCACAGGGCGTCATATTAGAAGAGACAGCCTGCCTTTAAGTGTCGACTATAAAAACATCTTACGGTGGCAACGGCAAAATATCGTTTGAGCTAAAGAGACGAGAATCTAAAAATATGAGACATTTACATACAGCAGAGCCTGCAAACATCGACAGTGCAGCAATATACGTTTCAGAGAAAGACTGCTCTGTGCTCCTCTGTGAATCTTTCaactcaaaaaacaaagaaaatctctTGAAAAGGAAACGAGTGAGAaagtttttgaaagaaaaaaaaaaaggtttttcagGGGAGAAGTGGATGAAGTCCATACTCACGCTGAACTATTGTTGTAATGAAGGTTGTGGCCAATGCTGGAGGTAGCAGCCGTGGAAGTGCTGGTGGCGAGGGCGGTTTGCGAAGCGCTAGATCCCAACGCACTAATGGTCATGCCTGGGCCACTGAACGAACCTCGATGGCCATCCAGGGCCTGAGATGCGGCCGGGCCTGCCTGATCCCACTCTCTGTCCCGGTCTTTTAGCGCTGGGAAATAAAGACGAGAGACAGGTGATCGGATGCAATTAGAGGACACAGAAGAGGAACATGAGGACAAACGAggagaggacagagagaaaggagaagATGACCGGCGAAGTGGAGCGGAGGAGGAGCTCTTCGTGTCCTGCCCGAGCCGACCCCAGTGCTTTCTCAGCCAGGATCGCGGCAGGGATCGGAAGAATCTGCAGGTGATCATGTCGCGGTGCATCAACATTCGCATCCCCACACGTCCAGACAGACCCCACGAGGAGGCGGAGGACGCTTTGAAGGGTCCCTTTGTTTGGAAAGATCTTTTAGCAACCACCAGCTCCATTGCAAAGGTCTTCAAATCGGATGAGCGACTCAAGGAGAAGTGCAATAATGCAAACTGAGCGAGGTCACCAGTGTAAACAATGAGCCGAGAACAGCGCGAACCCCGCTTTTATACGCAGCCCACGAGACCCTTCAAGCCCGAGCTCCTCAGTAGAAGTAACTTCTAGAAAGACGCACACCCTTTGATGTTTCTCGCACTTTCTGATCCTTCACGCCTCCTCAATTCCTCCCTCTCTTGCTGATCTTCCTGACCCCCTGCACAAGCTACTGATTGGCTGGAGGCAAGACATGAGGCAAAACCAGGTGTGGGTGACAGGCCCCCAGCTGTTCACAAGAGACTAACAACTGCTACAGGAGATTAACTTAAGCTGCTGCCGCCGCCGCTCACGTCCCCCGTGGGTTCGCTCGCATGCAACCGGACCTGCTGCATGTTACAATTAGCGATGAGTGAGTTTTCCTAGGATGAATAAAAGCAAATGCATTTGTATCATAGTCAGCAAAGCCCATGAAAAGACCAAAACCACTTATATATTCATCCTGCTAAGCAGTATCGTCTGTGTACCACCGGGTGATTAGCCCCCTCAGCTGTACTCAGAGCACCATTGCTCAGATTTAACACTTGCTTTTGAGGAACGactttaaaaagactaaaacgtGCAGCTTCACccagtcttttattttctttctaaatgctTTTGTTCAACAATGACGCCCTGTGGCCAAGCGTAAGATGAATGAGGTCAGAATGCACAGGTGACACTTGTGCAACACTTCATAGCAGTATTAGTACAGCAGCTCTGTCTTTATATGAAGTCGATACATAAACAACATTTCAAAATCAGAGTTTGGACAAAAGGTAAACCAGAAGTAAATCTGACTGTTCTCAACGGTGGCTAATCATCACCTTCGCCTACCGGCTGTTGGAGGCCAATCTCCCCCTCCTATGCTCAGTGTGTAGGCGCACACACCACAGAGAAGCagacccacagacacacaaacacacacacaccagaaagAAATAGGACAGGTCCACCATCAGATGTGTTGAGGGTTCATGTTTTTAATCCTCTGGTGTGGCAACCAGCTTTCTAATTAGACATATAAAGCCACCTTCTGAGCCATCGATGAACCCCCATAGTTACACTGATACTGTGTCAGTGGGATCGGCGAGCACCACATCCGCACATCAGCGCTCTACTCACCGAGGTTAGGAGATCCTGATGAGCTAAGCTTCGGTAGCGTATCTCTCTGCgtggagaaaataaagaaagacgACATTTTTAAGGCCAGTTTCTCGTGCTTTTATCAACAGAGTCAGATTATAAAATTATACAACATTGCACACAGTTAGTCTTTATTAACAAGAAGTCGAGCTGCAAATGAGCCGGGAAAAGCGCCCCGACAGAAGTGGATTCACGCGTCTGTGAGGGGATGAAGTAGCTTCATGCACCACCTTAATTTCTTTTACGATTCCTATTTTGTTCTCAGTCTTCTGTCTTACTCTTACATTTTTGAATGagacaaaaaagaggaaataatgTCAGAAAACGTACAACACTGGAATTTATAAAGTCTGAGTTATATTTCACTTTagtttgtttaataaaaataacaaatgaaaaacaaatgagattATTTGTTCCACTTCCTGATATAATTGGACATTACAGCCCTTTGAAATAAGATGTCCAGCACATTGTGTGCTTAAAACCCAGAAACGTGTCCACACAAGTCACTGCGTGCACGTCACTGTCCCTTCATGCaccatctctactttcaagattaggcttcaaacttttctttttgctaaagcatatagttagggctggaccaggtgaccctgaatcctcccttagttatgctgcaatagacgtaggctgccggggattcccatgatgcactgggtttttcctttccagtcacctttctcactcactatgtattaacagacctctctgcattgaatcatatctgttattaacctctgtctctcttccacagcatgtcttttatcctgtcttccttctctcaccccaaccaatcacagcagatggccccgcccctccctgagcctggttctgctggaggtttcttcctgttaaaagggagtttttccttcccactgtcgccaaagtgctgctcatagggggtcatatgattgttgggtttttctctgtatctatgaagcgccttgaggcgacttttgttgtgatttggcgctatataagtaaaattgaattgctttctgatcagcgctccaTCAAATCAATTAACGCTAAAAATCcccaaaaataatttttaagaaGTACGACTTGTAGACTAGGATAAGTCCTCTTGATGCTCCAGTGAGCTCATATTGTGCAGATGCATAAGAGACGGTGTATGTTTGGGAGTCATGGGCGCGGTTGTTGCAAAATGTTTCGACAGCCCTCGTATTGAATGTGGAAATTACAAGCAGCAGCATCATCATCGACACTTCTGTTTCACTGTCACAGTGAACACTGAATCCTGCCGTCACGGTCAAACAGCAAATTCTCGTTTCATCATCAATCCAAAAGTCATTTTAACATAAACATTCCTCCAGATTTCTCATGCTTGACAAAATAAATCCCGTCTGAAGGTTTCTACGTGTCATCACTGCCAGCGTTGCACAGAAGCACTAATGGTAATCGAACCACAGAAGAGGACACAGGAAGTGATATGCAACTCCTTCGTGCAACATCACATTAAAGTCCAGGCCTGTAGAGCGCAATCAAACCCAGCGTGGCCTAATCGTGGCTGCTCGCCGTGTTTCGAGTGTTTACCTTATTCTTGCTGCTGGTGCACTCCCCCAGCAGAGACTTGCAGCTCTTGTGAACGTTCACAGCGCAATCTGAAAAACACCA from Astatotilapia calliptera chromosome 23, fAstCal1.2, whole genome shotgun sequence harbors:
- the arhgef18b gene encoding rho guanine nucleotide exchange factor 18 isoform X3 — translated: MKSQTLDAHVLLFRGHRREKTNCAVNVHKSCKSLLGECTSSKNKRDTLPKLSSSGSPNLALKDRDREWDQAGPAASQALDGHRGSFSGPGMTISALGSSASQTALATSTSTAATSSIGHNLHYNNSSASLPGEMDETDTPRSKRYNEDAISLAPSTTESIIVEDAHYAAVRADLESDAQDLEADSWSSAVDQQYLKKHTKETAKRQDVIYELMQTEMHHVRTLKIMLRVYVRELKENLQMDAGRLDCLFPRLENLLDLHTNFLSRLKERRRESLVPPSDRNYTINKLADVLIAQFSGEIGEKMKDSYGDFCSHHPEAVSYYKDQLQNNKKFQNIIRKISHLSIVRRLGVTECILLVTQRITKYPVLVERILHNTEAGTDEHVDLSRALGLIKDTIVRVDTLVNLHEKSSRLREIHLRMEPKAQGKFKDGRVFRREDLAPGRRRLLHEGTVSWRAASGRLKDILAVLLSDVLLLLQEKDQKYVFAAVDNKPSVISLQKLIVREVAHEEKAMFLICASSNEPEMYEIHTGSKEDRNSWMTQIRQAAESCPHTEERLFSEEEEARASRFKEFRERLSQKDAVITQALTEKLQLFADMAESVAGLEDAASRSRLLLRGDFSDLQQGEVLLKGAITEVENLQNLLQSGVREGPPAPARWEEGSGSGVLPRRADTFGGYDSSPAIFNKNGSVKKNFSAESRNRSQRASSDPQLKDLCGSHALEQTVDESSPARWNRIWSDSFPEAEFFDRVLMLSQRLYSLEAIVSQQDSQIELQRASLTERASLPGRHKGNVLLEQEKQRTLALQREELASLHKLQSQHRQEQQRWEKERERHRQQVEATEARLRQREEECRRTEEQLAKEKEELDMQRETYQQDLERLRESTRAVEKEKERLEHQKKIKRKTIEVAPLSGSLNGDLLMSSGSADLPPKPLVRGSMSVAQADYPERPEVIARRETGSSTLPLKTEVPLHLFSTTNQLHKPVGVQQQIPTKLAAINSSKGKGSKSGKASHRTDSTASLDTKQVLPLKLSTKEDNAHKVKRSVSPHQQVPMLAPPQSHTQHHHADQPSSLDNAGPDIQSASHPPNVQKPPMPPAQSHPQPSLQPPIIPPHSQSTSALQFHSPVQPQSLNPSAQVQGLSHSLPPPYKFTTEDLNKEDVIFF